Proteins from a genomic interval of Actinoalloteichus hymeniacidonis:
- a CDS encoding glycosyltransferase family 2 protein, translating to MSARHRALPRVAKDVLRRLIGRNVIAECWWRVRFAARRRADRQAEEVEVRRLRPLLPVLPEAAVVVVIPTYRRPDRLARAVRSALAQTVTDLEVMVVDDGGGELGVLPEDPRLTVLSLARNHGSCGLPRNVALRLSRSPFVAFLDDDNTWRPDHLERTLRALYAGSGLVYTAVRRMREDGSQLDVLGRDFSRRAHSDDSWVDANSIVVRRSPRLRFDPWARPKWVNPKEDWELVHRMSRRLSVAYLPVVTVDYSVHDGSYFTEWHRVPDDVIREHQRDERVGS from the coding sequence ATGAGCGCCCGGCATCGCGCCCTGCCGAGGGTGGCCAAGGATGTGCTGCGGCGGCTGATCGGTCGCAACGTGATCGCCGAGTGTTGGTGGCGGGTGCGGTTCGCGGCTCGACGTCGAGCCGATCGACAGGCCGAGGAAGTCGAGGTCCGACGGCTACGCCCATTGCTGCCCGTGCTGCCCGAGGCGGCCGTGGTGGTGGTGATCCCCACCTATCGCAGGCCGGACCGCTTGGCGCGTGCGGTCCGCAGCGCCCTGGCCCAGACCGTCACCGACCTGGAGGTGATGGTCGTCGACGACGGCGGTGGCGAACTGGGCGTGCTACCGGAGGACCCGAGGCTCACGGTATTGAGTCTGGCGCGCAATCACGGAAGCTGTGGGCTGCCACGCAACGTCGCGTTGCGACTGTCTCGGTCCCCGTTCGTCGCCTTCCTCGACGACGACAACACCTGGCGTCCCGACCACCTGGAACGCACCCTGCGCGCCCTGTACGCCGGATCGGGTCTGGTCTACACGGCGGTCCGCCGGATGCGGGAGGACGGTTCGCAGCTCGACGTGCTCGGCAGGGACTTCTCCCGGCGTGCGCACTCCGACGACTCCTGGGTGGATGCCAACTCCATCGTGGTGCGCCGTTCTCCTCGGCTGCGCTTCGACCCGTGGGCCCGGCCGAAATGGGTGAATCCCAAGGAGGACTGGGAGCTGGTGCACCGGATGTCCCGCCGGTTGTCGGTGGCCTATCTCCCCGTGGTCACCGTCGACTACTCGGTGCACGACGGCAGCTACTTCACCGAATGGCATCGAGTGCCCGACGACGTGATCCGCGAGCATCAACGCGACGAACGGGTGGGCTCGTGA
- a CDS encoding glycosyltransferase family 2 protein, with translation MRAEIADETVLVAVITYNSADDLPALLGSLRAAMDGVPRWRLVVADNGSTDGTVELVRQLAPAAQVVSNGANLGYAAGVNDCLELAREGEAVLVLNADVYLTPRSVATLLAALTDPAVGLAIPLVRRPNGEREATLRRRPTALRLWGEALLGRLAGRIASLGERIPTAAAEEPDWANGAVLLIPSKVVSRIGWWREDLFLYSEEVDYCRRITDAGWRIRQVPGAVVYHRGGESTTSPALWAQLVTNRVVHLATWDGRGVARLGWLALVVGQLLRVPLGRPTHRRALGALIRGRALLLRGEPSHPAVPYGPPLRARAEGAAEPAADPVSGRVRT, from the coding sequence GTGCGCGCTGAGATCGCGGACGAAACGGTGTTGGTGGCGGTGATCACCTACAACTCGGCGGACGATCTGCCCGCACTGCTGGGCAGCCTGCGGGCGGCGATGGACGGCGTCCCGAGGTGGCGGCTGGTCGTGGCGGACAACGGCTCGACGGACGGCACCGTCGAATTGGTTCGGCAACTCGCGCCCGCCGCGCAGGTGGTGAGCAACGGGGCGAACCTCGGCTATGCGGCGGGGGTGAACGACTGCCTCGAACTGGCCAGGGAAGGCGAGGCGGTGTTGGTGCTCAACGCCGATGTCTATCTGACGCCTCGGTCGGTGGCCACGCTGCTTGCCGCCCTGACCGATCCGGCGGTGGGACTGGCGATTCCGCTGGTCCGCAGGCCGAATGGGGAACGTGAGGCGACGCTGCGGCGCAGGCCGACGGCGCTGCGGCTGTGGGGCGAGGCACTGCTCGGCAGGCTGGCGGGTCGGATCGCGTCCCTGGGCGAGCGGATTCCCACCGCCGCAGCCGAGGAACCGGATTGGGCCAACGGCGCGGTATTGCTGATCCCGTCGAAGGTGGTGTCACGGATCGGTTGGTGGCGGGAGGACCTCTTCCTCTACTCCGAGGAGGTCGACTACTGCAGGCGAATCACCGACGCGGGCTGGCGGATCAGGCAGGTGCCCGGTGCCGTGGTCTACCACCGAGGCGGCGAATCGACGACCTCGCCTGCGCTGTGGGCCCAGTTGGTGACCAATCGGGTGGTCCATCTGGCGACCTGGGACGGCAGGGGCGTCGCCCGGCTCGGGTGGCTGGCCTTGGTCGTCGGCCAACTGCTCCGAGTCCCGTTGGGCCGACCGACCCACCGTCGCGCCCTGGGCGCGTTGATCCGGGGCCGTGCCCTACTGCTGCGGGGGGAGCCCTCGCATCCGGCTGTCCCGTATGGGCCGCCACTTCGCGCGCGTGCCGAGGGTGCAGCGGAACCCGCTGCCGATCCGGTGTCCGGGCGGGTGCGGACATGA
- a CDS encoding oligosaccharide flippase family protein, producing MTTETRGSMPSRRPASSAARTDEDCAPEGRERASLGGRFRRGLRLSLLNTVLSRAGTFLLGVLLARLFVPEQFGVYAAALVVQQLLLTVNDLGAAAALVRRPTAAGESSGGVAGEPTDRGPTTDGARPDSIDAMLPTAWTLSLLWSAVGAVICLLSAGGLAGILGSPAATDLIRVMSVTLILDGLASVPAAVLTRELRQARRLAADVSGMALNLTLTALLAIGGLGPWALVIGNVCGTAVTAVLVMALAGVWPRLGFDRRYGAEITRCGATMLGASILFVIVQATPQSVTGSLLGASALGFFYLASNMANWPAVLVSVTVERVALATFSRARDAGRDLSSAVAAVLGLVCAVVLPGGVALAVLAGPLVEVVYGSRWSPASAALAGLALAAMARVVVELIFALLIAVDEMASSVLLVASWAAVSVPATLWAAGNWGLSGVAWAQASVALLVAIPIHLIALRRARVSILRVLAGSLVPLLAAAVCGLTLLGVRALTLPSLIELAIGGALVGATVFVGVLRAQRRVEMALGDADDDLARPTENATAESAQVDGAR from the coding sequence ATGACCACCGAGACCAGGGGATCGATGCCTTCGAGGCGACCGGCATCGTCCGCCGCCCGAACCGACGAAGATTGCGCACCGGAGGGCCGCGAGCGGGCGTCGTTGGGCGGCCGGTTCCGGCGCGGCCTGCGTCTGAGCCTGTTGAACACCGTGCTCTCCAGGGCGGGCACCTTCTTGCTCGGCGTGCTGCTGGCCCGGCTGTTCGTTCCGGAACAGTTCGGCGTCTATGCCGCCGCGTTGGTCGTGCAGCAGCTGCTGCTCACGGTCAACGACCTGGGCGCCGCCGCCGCACTGGTCCGCAGGCCCACGGCAGCCGGCGAGTCCTCCGGCGGCGTGGCGGGCGAGCCGACCGATCGGGGACCGACCACCGACGGCGCCCGGCCCGACTCGATCGACGCGATGCTGCCGACGGCATGGACGCTGTCGCTGTTGTGGAGCGCGGTGGGCGCCGTGATCTGCCTGCTCAGCGCCGGCGGTCTGGCGGGCATCCTGGGGAGCCCGGCCGCGACCGACCTGATCAGGGTCATGTCGGTGACCTTGATACTGGACGGGTTGGCCTCGGTACCCGCTGCGGTGTTGACCAGGGAACTCCGCCAGGCACGGCGCCTGGCCGCGGACGTCTCCGGTATGGCGCTCAACCTGACCCTTACCGCGCTGCTGGCCATCGGTGGGCTCGGTCCATGGGCGTTGGTGATCGGCAACGTCTGCGGCACCGCGGTGACCGCCGTACTGGTGATGGCCCTGGCCGGTGTCTGGCCCAGGCTCGGGTTCGACCGTCGCTACGGCGCCGAGATCACCCGCTGCGGTGCGACGATGCTGGGCGCCTCGATCCTCTTCGTCATCGTGCAGGCCACCCCGCAGTCGGTGACCGGCAGCCTGTTGGGCGCTAGTGCCCTCGGCTTCTTCTATCTGGCCTCGAACATGGCGAACTGGCCTGCCGTCCTGGTGTCGGTCACCGTCGAGCGGGTGGCGCTGGCGACCTTCTCGCGAGCCAGGGATGCGGGCCGCGACCTGTCGAGCGCGGTCGCCGCGGTGTTGGGACTGGTGTGTGCCGTGGTCCTGCCGGGCGGCGTCGCCCTGGCGGTGCTGGCTGGCCCGCTGGTCGAGGTGGTGTACGGATCGAGATGGTCACCCGCCTCGGCGGCGTTGGCCGGGCTGGCCTTGGCCGCGATGGCCAGGGTGGTGGTCGAGCTGATCTTCGCGCTGCTCATCGCGGTCGACGAGATGGCGTCCTCGGTGTTGTTGGTGGCGTCCTGGGCGGCGGTCTCGGTGCCCGCGACCCTCTGGGCCGCCGGGAACTGGGGCCTGTCCGGGGTCGCGTGGGCGCAGGCCTCGGTGGCCCTGCTGGTGGCCATCCCGATCCACTTGATCGCCCTGCGGCGTGCACGGGTGTCCATCCTCCGAGTCCTCGCTGGCTCGCTCGTTCCGTTGCTCGCGGCAGCGGTCTGCGGACTGACGCTGCTCGGTGTGCGAGCGCTGACCTTGCCGTCGTTGATCGAGTTGGCCATCGGTGGTGCGTTGGTAGGCGCCACCGTGTTCGTGGGTGTGCTGCGGGCTCAACGCCGGGTGGAGATGGCGTTGGGTGACGCCGATGATGATCTAGCTCGACCCACCGAGAACGCCACGGCGGAATCCGCGCAGGTGGACGGTGCCAGGTGA
- a CDS encoding O-antigen ligase family protein translates to MIIRPRIDVVPPERAGLFVVRPAWVLAAFAAALALPQTAVIAGVGGALTPARLVAGAVLAWWLLARFTGGLGMRTARNRVRGALLLFGLLLALSHAIAAASGFPDELVAASDRQIVLFLLAGGVLLLACDGIDDLAGVRIVLGSLVLGVALSAGIAIVHFGLGIDLRASMLLPGLEMQGLWDADLARGGLLRSMGLANHPIELAGLCVLALPSALYLSWYARHRWLWWCCCVLLVLGALTTISRTALLGIAVVVVLLLPRLGVLRWTALLTALVGLLATAALFWPRLGEVLGRTVLGSPADDSVRARLNDYAYVASRWAEGPIGGQGFGTYVAPPQPYLDNQYLLTLVESGLPGLLGLVGLLGAAVATSIQIARREPSARRGGSTVPPGLEAHPRRGAAGEINAAGWAMAVSTIVGGFCLGTFDALAFPQFLGFLFLLIGVAGALIALREEPTSMTGELTGAR, encoded by the coding sequence GTGATCATCCGGCCTCGCATCGACGTCGTCCCGCCGGAACGCGCGGGACTGTTCGTGGTGCGCCCCGCATGGGTCCTCGCGGCGTTCGCGGCGGCGCTCGCGTTGCCGCAGACCGCGGTGATCGCGGGTGTCGGCGGTGCACTGACCCCCGCGCGGCTGGTGGCGGGCGCGGTACTGGCGTGGTGGCTCCTCGCGCGGTTCACCGGCGGACTCGGCATGCGCACCGCGCGCAACCGAGTGCGCGGCGCGCTGCTGCTGTTCGGTCTGCTGCTGGCCCTGTCCCATGCGATCGCGGCGGCGAGCGGTTTCCCCGACGAGCTGGTGGCGGCATCCGACCGACAGATCGTGCTGTTCCTGCTCGCAGGCGGCGTGCTGTTGCTGGCCTGTGACGGGATCGACGATCTCGCCGGGGTGCGCATCGTGCTCGGCTCCCTGGTGCTCGGCGTCGCACTATCGGCCGGGATCGCGATCGTCCACTTCGGTCTCGGGATCGACCTGCGTGCCTCGATGCTGTTGCCCGGCCTCGAGATGCAGGGACTCTGGGACGCCGACCTCGCCAGGGGCGGCTTACTGCGGTCGATGGGACTGGCGAACCATCCCATCGAGCTGGCAGGCCTGTGCGTGCTCGCGTTGCCGTCGGCGTTGTACCTGTCCTGGTACGCCCGCCACCGATGGTTGTGGTGGTGTTGCTGCGTCCTGCTCGTGCTCGGCGCCCTGACCACCATCTCGCGGACCGCGCTGCTGGGGATCGCGGTCGTCGTGGTGTTGCTGCTGCCCCGGCTGGGCGTGCTGCGCTGGACCGCCCTGCTGACGGCCCTGGTCGGATTGCTGGCAACGGCGGCCCTGTTCTGGCCGAGATTGGGCGAGGTGCTGGGCCGTACGGTGCTCGGCTCGCCTGCGGACGACAGCGTGCGGGCCCGGCTCAACGACTATGCCTACGTCGCGAGCCGCTGGGCCGAGGGCCCGATCGGCGGGCAGGGCTTCGGCACCTACGTGGCGCCGCCGCAGCCCTATCTGGACAACCAGTACCTGTTGACCCTGGTCGAGTCCGGGCTGCCCGGGCTGCTCGGCCTGGTCGGCCTGCTCGGCGCCGCAGTAGCGACGTCGATCCAGATCGCGCGGCGGGAGCCATCGGCTCGGCGCGGCGGATCGACGGTGCCGCCCGGCCTCGAAGCCCACCCGAGGCGCGGCGCCGCAGGCGAGATCAACGCCGCCGGGTGGGCGATGGCGGTGTCGACGATCGTGGGCGGATTCTGCCTCGGCACCTTCGATGCGTTGGCCTTTCCACAGTTTCTTGGCTTTTTGTTCCTGCTGATCGGCGTGGCAGGAGCACTGATCGCGTTGCGAGAGGAACCCACTTCGATGACGGGGGAGCTAACCGGTGCGCGCTGA